The Candida dubliniensis CD36 chromosome 2, complete sequence genome contains a region encoding:
- a CDS encoding 5-phospho-ribosyl-1(alpha)-pyrophosphate synthetase, putative (Similar to S. cerevisiae PRS3;~In S. cerevisiae: 5-phospho-ribosyl-1(alpha)-pyrophosphate synthetase, involved in nucleotide, histidine, and tryptophan biosynthesis; one of a five related enzymes, which are active as heteromultimeric complexes.;~In C. albicans: phosphoribosylpyrophosphate synthetase; enzyme of purine, pyrimidine, histidine, and tryptophan biosynthesis; essential; flucytosine induced; macrophage/pseudohyphal-induced.): protein MSTNSIKLLVSDVHRSLAELVSKRLGLRLTPSELKRESTGEVQFSIGESVRDEDIFIICQIGSGEVNDRVFELMIMINACKTASARRITVILPNFPYARQDRKDKSRAPITAKLMADMLTTAGCDHVITMDLHASQIQGFFDVPVDNLYAEPSVVRYIKETIDYSEAIIISPDAGGAKRAAGLADRLDLNFALIHKERARANEVSRMVLVGDVTDKICVIVDDMADTCGTLAKAAEVLLDNNAKDVIAIVTHGILSGNAIKNINNSKLKKVVCTNTVPFEDKLKLCPKLDTIDISAVIAESIRRLHNGESISYLFKNAPL from the coding sequence ATGTCTACCAATTCcataaaattattagtaAGTGATGTGCATAGAAGTTTAGCTGAACTTGTATCCAAACGATTAGGGTTACGTCTTACTCCTAGTGAATTGAAAAGAGAATCGACTGGTGAGGTACAATTTTCGATTGGAGAATCAGTCCGTGATGAAGAcatatttatcatttgtCAAATTGGTTCTGGTGAAGTTAATGATAGAGTTTTTGagttgatgattatgattaatGCTTGTAAGACGGCGAGCGCTAGAAGAATCACTGTGATTTTGCCTAATTTCCCTTATGCTAGACAAGATAGAAAAGATAAATCAAGAGCACCAATTACAGCTAAATTGATGGCAGATATGTTAACTACTGCTGGTTGTGACCATGTTATTACCATGGACTTACATGCTTCACAAATCCAAGGATTTTTCGACGTTCCAGTAGATAACTTGTACGCCGAACCTAGTGTTGTTAGATACATCAAGGAAACTATTGATTATAGTGAAGCTATAATCATATCCCCTGATGCAGGTGGTGCCAAGAGAGCTGCTGGGTTGGCCGATAGacttgatttaaattttgcCTTAATCCATAAAGAAAGAGCTAGAGCCAATGAAGTATCTCGAATGGTGTTAGTTGGTGATGTCACTGATAAGATTTGTGtgattgttgatgatatgGCAGATACCTGTGGTACTTTAGCTAAAGCTGCCGAAGTTTTGTTAGATAATAATGCTAAAGATGTCATTGCCATTGTAACTCATGGTATATTATCCGGGAATGCAATTAAAAACATCAATAATtcgaaattgaaaaaagttGTGTGCACCAACACTGTTCCGTTCGAAGacaaattgaaactttGTCCTAAATTGGAtacaattgatatttctgCAGTTATTGCTGAATCTATCAGAAGACTACACAATGGTGAGAGTATTTCTTATTTATTTAAGAATGCTCCTTtgtaa
- a CDS encoding RING finger protein, putative gives MIGTDSYHIIIDIQKSSPTTIEIIELDSKMALQPIEPLRAKSIGNGVIRLYREFENEIPVTGEASSNQLINNPGDDTMVAILAVPTYFTATDLLGFIGEKNVSNISHLRILKSNKPNRFLVLIKFRDVMKAAEFQYHFNGKPFNSMEPETCHVIYVKAVQVTNSHKDDSVVDSMIPFLLQDPFTSATTGGVHGSNSPSSSSAVLTSNLSDNYHLIELPTCPVCLERMDATVTGLLTIPCQHTFHCQCLTKWKDDTCPVCRYSHNIANERVRRSTNRLQQLSIRDTPIDTPLPRSLESQQQHAQISSLLEAENDDDDEDDDVGEICMGCDETENLWICLICGNIGCSRYAPEQHSLKHFVDTGHCFAMEIATSRVWDYAGDKYVHRLVTNESDGKLVELPDKEDKINGGSWNRNDPSFDKVDEVGFEYSQLLISQLASQREYYESLLEQQQTAPKSRRGSGNNNNNNNNLANKINQERLTELEIKFEDLKSTLSDFTNSLIPSLKEKIQSKDEKLNKVMRELNISNSLNEALSKKVEHLTKVNNDYKTTIENLTGENKALNEQVTDLMFFLDSQEKFKNESQEVKDGTIVIQQPPSVSRKNRRKKK, from the coding sequence ATGATAGGTACCGATTCCTATcatataattattgatatacAAAAGTCCTCCCCCACAACAATTGAGATCATTGAACTAGATTCCAAGATGGCGTTACAACCAATTGAACCATTAAGGGCAAAACTGATTGGCAATGGTGTCATCAGATTATATCGAGAGTTTGAAAACGAAATACCAGTAACTGGGGAAGCTTCTCTGAATCAGCTCATCAATAATCCTGGTGATGATACAATGGTGGCGATTTTGGCAGTGCCAACATATTTCACTGCTACAGATCTACTAGGATTTATTGGGGAGAAAAATGTATCGAATATATCACATTTGAGAATATTGAAAAGCAATAAGCCTAATAgatttttagttttgataaaatttagAGACGTTATGAAAGCAGCAGAATTTCAGTATCATTTCAATGGCAAACCATTTAATTCAATGGAGCCAGAAACTTGTCACGTGATTTATGTAAAGGCTGTACAGGTGACAAATTCCCACAAGGATGATTCGGTTGTCGATTCAATGATTCCATTTTTATTGCAAGATCCATTTACATCGGCTACTACAGGTGGGGTACACGGTAGTAACAGTCCTAGTAGCAGTTCTGCAGTATTGACAAGTAATCTTAGTGAcaattatcatttaatagAATTACCAACGTGTCCAGTGTGCTTGGAAAGAATGGATGCCACTGTAACAGGGTTGCTAACAATCCCTTGTCAACATACATTTCACTGTCAATGTTTAACGAAATGGAAGGATGACACTTGTCCAGTCTGCAGATATTCGCATAATATTGCCAATGAGCGGGTACGCCGATCCACGAATAGATTGCAACAGCTAAGTATTCGAGACACACCGATCGATACTCCGCTTCCCCGATCACTAGAACTGCAGCAACAACACGCACAAATTTCATCCTTACTTGAAGCCGAaaatgatgacgatgatgaagatgatgatgtagGAGAAATTTGTATGGGGTGTGATGAAACGGAGAACTTGTGGATCTGTCTTATTTGTGGGAATATAGGTTGCAGCAGGTATGCGCCGGAGCAACATTCTTTAAAACATTTTGTTGATACAGGACATTGCTTTGCGATGGAAATTGCTACCAGTAGGGTGTGGGATTATGCAGGTGATAAATACGTGCATCGGTTGGTCACTAATGAAAGTGATGGCAAATTAGTTGAATTGCCTGACAAAGAAGATAAAATAAATGGTGGGTCTTGGAATAGGAATGATCCATCTTTCGATAAAGTCGATGAAGTTGGATTTGAATATTcacaattgttgataagTCAATTGGCTAGCCAAAGAGAATATTACGAATCGTTGCTAGAGCAGCAACAGACAGCGCCCAAATCTAGAAGAGGATCTggtaacaacaacaataataataataatcttgcaaataaaataaatcagGAAAGGCTTAcagaattggaaattaaatttgaagatttgaaGTCAACATTATCTGATTTCACAAATAGTTTGATTCCATCATTAAAAGAGAAAATCCAATCTAAAGAtgagaaattaaataaGGTTATGCGagaattgaatatatcCAATTCTCTTAATGAAGCATTATCGAAAAAAGTTGAACATTTGACCAAAGTCaataatgattataaaactacaattgaaaacttaACTGGGGAAAACAAAGCTTTGAATGAACAAGTAACAGATcttatgttttttttggatagccaagaaaaattcaaaaatgaaTCTCAAGAAGTCAAGGATGGTACTATAGTTATACAACAACCTCCACTGGTGTCACGAAAGAatagaagaaagaagaaatga
- a CDS encoding acetate transporter, putative (spliced gene;~Similar to S. cerevisiae ADY2;~In S. cerevisiae: required for normal sporulation.) has translation MVSASTADSKDVDSVGSPNCNNVTKVEVSGDGGEFVILGHKKYYRHEIMAVLAQNSQSSSSKFATSTPLGLSAFAVTTLVLSLYLLQARGIKTINVAVSLATFYGGVVQTIAGIWVTNRVTLVFTALTSYGAFWLSFAAINIPTFGILAAYQKDMTQLSSALAFYLISWAILSFIFTLLTIKSTVILSVFFLCLTALFSLLSASYFVGSVALAKAAGAFGVVAVVAALYETVALLATKQNSYFTIPVIPLPGSEAKQNK, from the exons atggtATCTGCATCTACAGCCGATTCTAAAGACGTTGATTCTGTCGGTAGCCCCAACTGTAACAACGTTACCAAAGTTGAGGTTAGTGGTGACGGTGGTGAGTTTGTTATTTTAGGACACAAAAAGTACTACAGACATGAGATTATGGCGGTCCTTGCACAAAATTCTCAATCACTGAGTAGCAAATTTGCAACCTCAACTCCATTAGGGTTGAGCGCCTTTGCCGTGACTACTTTAGTGTTAAGTTTGTACTTATTGCAAGCTCGCGGTATTAAAACCATCAATGTTGCTGTTTCATTGGCTACCTTCTATGGTGGCGTAGTTCAAACAATCGCTGGTATTTGG GTTACTAACCGAGTTACATTAGTTTTTACGGCATTGACATCGTACGGAGCATTCTGGTTATCGTTTGCTGCGATAAACATTCCCACTTTTGGTATTCTAGCAGCCTATCAAAAAGATATGACTCAGCTTTCCAGTGCTTTGGcattttatttgatttcttggGCAATTCTTAGCTTTATCTTTACATTGCTTACCATCAAGAGTACGGTTATATTAAGTGTGTTTTTCCTTTGTCTTACAGCACTTTTTTCGTTGTTGTCTGCATCTTATTTTGTTGGCTCAGTTGCATTAGCAAAGGCTGCTGGAGCTTTTGGTGTAGTTGCAGTTGTTGCCGCACTTTATGAAACTGTCGCCTTATTGGCAACTAAACAAAATTCATACTTCACAATTCCTGTGATTCCATTGCCAGGAAGTGAGGCAAAACAGAACAAATAG
- a CDS encoding cation-transporting ATPase, putative (11 probable transmembrane helices predicted by TMHMM2.0 at aa 261-283, 419-436, 440-459, 613-635, 650-672, 1099-1121, 1136-1153, 1174-1196, 1220-1237, 1250-1272 and 1287-1306), giving the protein MVRNSVTSRRSSSIDRRRSRSRHNSVASTSSSANLLLDDNNYEMYSGAASEIIPSSITSLHYPHSFGGRRVSRVSRETSPLLSADENDSDLQRVRSNASRNSIDTQANFRFFSPDEIEHAQGGSTLENPEDPVDYNTDWDYSIDKYLDEDEQYLEEAVAEEEEGGEEQRGTAFYQQDGVNFRYQSPDVPDYGSVDLENRNRRDSGSSSKSSSDEENSIVEDDQYEDFYKQFPTKLDYQRYYLAEEDLVIGIAGYADRWWKTTIYYFLCISTLGIAYLILRWLPRYRINLMGTRCPLGKADWCVIENEFGELQIAHVEKQRFNERLSNFLVVTDDQYDFEKDPVVPHIQSFVYRYIKFFYNPMEDMFKTNSNWFDTRLLNVKNLKDGVSHSVQDQRQEIFGRNTIEIEEKSVLQLLTDEVLHPFYIFQVFSIFLWLADDYYYYATCIFLISMISIINSLIETKSTMKRLQEISKFNCEVRVWRNGFWKQIDSNELVPGDLFEVDPSLNVIPCDALLVNGECVVNESMLTGESVPVSKISATRETVKLLPENFVDPILSKSFLYNGTRLLKMKSANDEPVTAMVVKTGFSTTKGSLVRSMLFPKPTGFKFYEDSFKYIGFMTLIAAIGFTYSTYNFIKLGIDKKVMILRALDIITIVVPPALPATLTIGTTFAISRLKKLQIFCIAPTRVNIGGKIDVFCFDKTGTLTEDGLDVLGLHLANNAQGRKEIVFEELVEDIDNLKTVRANDHDTNNGKFLLGCLTTCHSLRYIDNELLGDPLDVKMFEFTRWNYREDSKTTNPVVFKGNDSYEVIKEFEFLAPLRRMSVVASHNHKHYIFTKGAPEVMLDICQQDSLPTNFEELLHHYTHSGFRVIACAYKQITSTDVDRDNAESDLMFAGFIIFENKLKKSTTSTLKTLKEAEIRTIMCTGDNILTAISVSRECGLIPPSIEHIYIPVLDEKNEERYISWQEVNDPENKLDPITIKPIDIRQDNNYKLAITGDIFRFLLTEVKNIGVIQNILMNCDIFARMSPDEKHELVEQLQRIDYTVGFCGDGANDCGALKAADVGISLSEAEASVAAPFTSRVFEISCVLDVIREGRSSLVTSFSCFKYMSLYSAIQFVTVTILYKTGTNLGDFQFLYIDLFLILPLAIFMSWSKPYAKIVLKRPTANLVSPKILIPLVCHIIVILLFQVLLWSWVRKEPWYIKPIPGSDDAVKSSDNTVLFLFSNFQYILIAVVLSQGPPYREPMVRNYPFMINLVVATFLSACLFLIDGNSSLGDFMQLTNLHGWFYWYIIIFSIINLSCMMIGEERWFPSLAKVYKRVFQRSKIGKSKKIFKNLKKEFNQLQSV; this is encoded by the coding sequence ATGGTCAGAAATCTGGTGACTAGCCGCAGGTCTTCTTCAATAGACAGAAGAAGATCTAGATCAAGACATAATTCAGTTGCTTCAACAAGTTCTTCAGCCAATCTCCTACTTGATGACAATAATTATGAAATGTACTCGGGAGCTGCATCTGAAATCATTCCATCGTCAATTACCTCATTGCATTATCCACATAGCTTTGGTGGGAGAAGAGTTTCACGAGTATCCCGAGAAACATCGCCTTTGCTTAGTGCTGATGAAAACGACAGCGACTTGCAACGAGTCAGATCAAACGCTTCGAGAAATTCTATCGACACTCAGGCCAATTTTAGGTTTTTCTCGCCGGACGAAATTGAACATGCTCAAGGTGGTTCAACTTTAGAGAACCCCGAAGACCCTGTGGATTACAATACTGACTGGGACTACTCGATCGATAAGTATCTCGATGAAGACGAACAATACCTAGAGGAAGCTGTggctgaagaagaagaaggaggAGAAGAACAACGAGGAACGGCATTTTATCAGCAGGATGGCGTTAATTTTAGATATCAGTCACCCGATGTCCCTGACTATGGTTCTGTTGATTTGGAGAATCGTAATAGACGTGATTCTGGGTCAAGCAGTAAATCGAGCTCAGACGAAGAAAATAGCATAGTTGAAGACGATCAATATGAAGATTTTTACAAACAGTTTCCTACAAAATTGGATTATCAAAGATACTATCTTGCAGAAGAGGATTTAGTTATTGGTATCGCAGGCTATGCTGATCGATGGtggaaaacaacaatatattACTTTCTTTGTATTAGTACTTTGGGGATTGCCTATTTAATATTAAGATGGCTTCCTCGTTATCGAATCAATTTGATGGGTACTAGATGTCCTTTGGGTAAGGCGGACTGGTGTGTTATTGAAAACGAATTTGGTGAATTGCAAATTGCCCACGTTGAAAAGCAACGATTCAATGAGAGACTTTCCAATTTCCTTGTTGTTACAGATGACCaatatgattttgaaaaagatcCCGTTGTTCCTCATATACAATCATTTGTCTATAGatatattaaatttttctatAATCCAATGGAGGATATGTTCAAGACCAACTCAAATTGGTTCGACACACGTTTGTTAAATGTCAAAAATCTCAAAGATGGGGTATCACATTCTGTTCAAGATCAAAGACAAGAGATATTTGGCAGAAACactattgaaattgaagagaAATCAGTGTTGCAATTATTGACAGATGAAGTGTTGCACccattttatatttttcaagtgttttcaattttcttaTGGCTTGCAGATgattattactattatgCAACATGTATATTTCTCATTTCGATGATTTctataataaattcattgatcgaaacaaaatcaaccaTGAAACGTTTACAAGAAATTTCCAAGTTTAATTGTGAAGTCAGAGTATGGCGAAACGGGTTCTggaaacaaattgattctaATGAATTAGTCCCTGGTGATTTATTTGAGGTTGATCCATCCTTAAATGTCATCCCCTGTGATGCCCTTCTTGTTAATGGAGAGTGCGTTGTTAACGAATCAATGTTGACCGGGGAAAGTGTCCCTGTCTCCAAAATAAGTGCTACAAGAGAAACAGTTAAGTTATTGCCAGAAAACTTTGTTGATCCAATCTTGTCCAAATCTTTCTTATATAATGGAACTCgtttgttgaaaatgaagtCTGCCAATGATGAACCAGTTACAGCAATGGTTGTGAAAACTGGTTTCAGCACTACAAAAGGATCATTGGTACGTTCAATGCTTTTCCCTAAACCAACTGGATTCAAGTTTTACGAAGATTCTTTCAAATACATTGGGTTTATGACTCTTATTGCTGCAATTGGATTCACCTATTCCACTTATaactttatcaaattaGGTATTGACAAAAAAGTAATGATCTTACGAGCTTTAGATATTATCACTATTGTTGTCCCTCCAGCATTACCTGCTACATTGACTATTGGCACCACTTTTGCCATTTCAAGATTGAAAAAGCTACAAATATTTTGTATCGCTCCTACTAGAGTTAACATTGGTGGTAAAATTGAtgtgttttgttttgacaAGACTGGTACATTAACGGAAGATGGATTAGATGTATTGGGTCTTCATTTGGCTAATAATGCTCAGGggagaaaagaaattgtatttgaagaattggttgaagatattgataatttaaagACAGTTCGTGCTAATGATCACGACACAAATAATGGGAAATTCTTACTTGGATGTTTGACCACGTGCCATTCCTTACGATACATTGACAATGAGCTTTTAGGTGATCCATTAGATGTCAAGATGTTTGAGTTTACGAGATGGAATTATAGAGAGGATTCAAAAACCACTAATCCGGTTGTATTCAAGGGCAATGATAGTTATGAAGTGATCAaggaatttgaatttttagcTCCCTTAAGAAGAATGTCAGTAGTGGCTTCTCACAACCATAAACATTATATATTCACGAAAGGTGCTCCGGAAGTAATGTTGGACATTTGTCAGCAAGATTCTTTACCTACAAATTTTGAAGAGTTGCTACACCATTATACCCATTCTGGATTCAGAGTCATAGCTTGTGCCTACAAACAGATCACCTCTACAGACGTTGATAGAGATAACGCCGAATCAGACTTGATGTTTGCTggattcattatttttgaaaacaaacTAAAGAAAAGTACTACAAGTACTCTTAAAACTTTGAAAGAAGCTGAGATTCGGACCATTATGTGTACTGGGGATAATATCTTGACCGCTATTAGTGTTTCAAGAGAATGTGGTCTAATTCCACCATCTATTGAGCATATTTATATTCCAGTACTAGATGAGAAGAACGAAGAAAGGTATATCTCTTGGCAAGAAGTCAATGATCCGGAAAACAAATTAGACCCTATTACAATAAAACCAATAGATATTAGAcaagataataattataagtTAGCCATTACGGGGGATATATTTAGATTCTTGCTCACTGAGGTTAAGAATATTGGTgttattcaaaatatccTCATGAACTGTGACATTTTTGCAAGAATGTCTCCTGATGAAAAGCATGAATTAGTGGAGCAATTGCAAAGAATAGATTATACGGTTGGATTTTGTGGAGATGGTGCAAATGACTGTGGGGCATTAAAAGCAGCAGATGTTGGGATTTCTCTTTCAGAAGCAGAAGCGTCGGTGGCAGCACCATTTACGTCTCGGGTTTTTGAAATATCGTGTGTTTTAGATGTGATTAGGGAAGGTAGATCCAGTTTGGTTACTAgcttttcttgtttcaaGTATATGTCATTGTATTCCGCAATTCAGTTTGTTACTGTTACCATTCTTTACAAAACTGGTACCAATTTGGGtgatttccaatttttatatattgatttgtttttgattttgccATTGGCTATATTCATGTCATGGTCAAAACCATACgcaaaaattgttttaaaacGACCCACTGCAAACTTGGTATCTCCAAAAATCTTAATACCGTTGGTTTGTCATATTATCGTTATATTGCTATTCCAAGTGTTATTATGGTCTTGGGTGAGAAAAGAACCATGGTATATCAAGCCAATTCCAGGATCTGACGATGCAGTAAAATCTTCAGACAACactgttttgtttttgttttcaaactTCCAGTACATTTTGATAGCTGTGGTGTTATCACAAGGACCACCATATCGTGAGCCAATGGTGAGAAATTACCCATTTATGATCAATTTGGTTGTGGCCACATTTTTGTCTGCTTGTTTATTCCTTATCGATGGAAACTCATCATTAGGAGATTTTATGCAACTAACCAATTTACATGGATGGTTCTATTGGTACATCATCATATTTTCCATTATTAACCTTTCTTGCATGATGATTGGAGAAGAACGCTGGTTCCCATCTTTGGCTAAGGTGTATAAAAGAGTGTTCCAAAGACTGAAGATTGGCAAGAGTAAGAAAATATTCAAGAACTTGAAAAAGGAATTTAACCAGCTTCAAAGCGTATGA
- a CDS encoding TBP-associated factor, putative (Similar to S. cerevisiae TAF7;~In S. cerevisiae: TFIID subunit (67 kDa), involved in RNA polymerase II transcription initiation.), with protein MALKLKIKMPSSSASNSPQPAPAPTPRPDSHSPEHQPKLPKLKIKAPSMTPVSSTTDSSMTLKRPQNEQSDGEKPKKLKLSLSKTKENGRPKGLPRVRVKPTRVPGEGYDSEAPDLEDDPLIEQGIIIRFLNDSNLDFVHNAVDSGDLTGLNVKWVTKEKAIVNVNSTLYSARLVDLPTVTEIFKTVDRKNVFKTLDICQILLVLHVVDPAKLNIDTDFEVPEEFLFNHPFYKYVKNNEIKKKRIVLKDGLLQPFQDVYRRFHPTKVDHRVILDIESKVDELIKLDNEADESHFELLDSKTAQQSRFAASATPSAVNSPTAMKMDGPEVEPERFNNAQDHGNAEHDDEDEDEDEDEEGEEDDLQDDDMELHLEQELEKALDGELSESEVTIPTSMAGILRNDVGNGISMTNGEQSEEIEGEEQEEEEDEEEEEDEEEEEEDGEDEEEEEEENEEGDSESGKQHVKLLEEEISELEKAVAHHQKNLSTASSKMLRMKFQNTYTSLKASLDSKKRDLAKLLDEQEQQEEHTQSKTTVDEKSQEAAGDADAEDEDIDQGDEINEENDNNGDSDIGEENVDDLDDLF; from the coding sequence ATGGCTCTCAaattaaagataaagatgCCATCATCTAGTGCATCCAACTCTCCCCAGccagcaccagcaccaaCACCTCGACCAGACTCACATTCACCAGAACATCAACCAAAACTACCAAAACTCAAAATCAAAGCACCGTCCATGACTCCCGTGTCATCAACCACAGACTCTTCTATGACTTTGAAACGACCTCAAAATGAACAATCAGATGGCGAAAAGCCCAAGAAACTTAAATTGAGTTTATCCAAGACTAAAGAAAATGGCCGTCCCAAAGGCTTACCACGGGTAAGAGTTAAACCTACCCGAGTTCCTGGAGAAGGGTATGATTCTGAAGCACCTGATTTAGAAGACGATCCTTTAATTGAACAAGGTATAATAATACgttttttaaatgattcGAATCTTGATTTCGTACATAATGCAGTGGACTCTGGCGATTTGACAGGGCTAAATGTGAAATGGGTCACCAAAGAGAAAGCTATAGTCAATGTTAACAGTACTCTTTATTCAGCAAGATTAGTTGATTTACCTACTGTGActgaaatatttaaaacAGTCGACAGAAAGAATGTTTTCAAAACATTGGATATCTGTCAGATTTTGTTAGTTTTACATGTCGTTGATCCAGCTAAATTAAACATAGATACAGATTTTGAAGTTCCAGaagaatttcttttcaatcatCCTTTTTATAAATATGTGAAAAACAAcgaaattaaaaagaagCGAATAGTACTCAAAGATGGATTATTACAGCCATTCCAGGATGTGTATCGACGGTTTCATCCAACTAAAGTGGACCATAGAGTGATCTTGGACATAGAATCTAAGGTTGATGAGTTGATTAAACTTGATAATGAAGCAGATGAGAGCCATTTTGAATTGTTGGACAGTAAAACAGCACAACAATCACGATTTGCTGCCAGTGCTACGCCATCAGCAGTCAACTCACCAACAGCAATGAAAATGGACGGACCTGAAGTTGAACCTGAAAGATTCAATAATGCACAAGACCATGGAAATGCAGAACATGATGacgaagatgaagatgaagatgaagacgAAGAGGGCgaagaagatgatttaCAAGATGATGACATGGAACTTCATTTGGAACAAGAATTGGAGAAAGCTTTGGATGGGGAATTGTCTGAGAGTGAAGTTACAATCCCAACACTGATGGCAGGTATATTACGAAATGATGTGGGTAATGGAATATCTATGACTAATGGAGAACAATCCGAGGAAATCGAAGGAGaggaacaagaagaagaggaggacgaggaagaagaggaggacgaggaagaggaagaggaagacggtgaagatgaagaagaagaggaggaagaaAACGAGGAAGGAGATAGTGAATCTGGAAAACAACATGTCAAATTATTAGAGGAAGAAATCTCTGAACTTGAAAAGGCGGTTGCACATCACCAAAAGAACTTATCCACGGCTTCTAGTAAAATGTTACGAATGAAGTTCCAAAATACATACACATCATTAAAAGCTTCTTTGGATCTGAAAAAACGTGATTTAGCAAAATTATTGgatgaacaagaacaacagGAAGAACACACACAACTGAAAACAACAGTAGATGAAAAATCACAAGAAGCAGCCGGAGACGCAGATgcagaagatgaagatattgatcaaggtgatgaaattaatgaGGAGAATGACAATAATGGTGATCTGGACATTGGTGAAGAAAATGTTGATGACCTTGatgatttgttttaa